From Xiphophorus hellerii strain 12219 chromosome 9, Xiphophorus_hellerii-4.1, whole genome shotgun sequence, a single genomic window includes:
- the plppr3b gene encoding phospholipid phosphatase-related protein type 3 isoform X1 yields MSYRFCSCDPVPGWVLVLDSRFMRMMMMMSSSSTEKMKKKAPKDSLTLLPCFYFVELPIVASSMVSLYFLELTDAVQPAQAGFRCGDRALSMPYVDGGDELIPLLMLLSLAFAGPAASIMLVEAAVYCLQPRLKVHRAEGSINAGGCSFNSFLRRTVRFVGVHVFGLCATALLTDIIQLATGYHAPFFLTVCKPNYTLAGGSCDQNAYITRDICSGHDLHAIMAARRTFPSQHATLSAFAAVYVSMYFNSTISDSTKLLKPVLVFAFAMAAALTGLTQITQHRSHPVDVYVGFLIGAFIAAYLALHAVANFRFSDERAQAPSPPLPVEDPLRALTERGHDSVYNKGPASASESNDEIAPAPLERMEGLGPLQREQGSVEGLKRASVDVELLAPRSPMGKETMLTFSNTLPRTSVNINGPLGAGEAPGAPAAAVQRRLKAVQIPVDPMRSQQLVSEWKQKSMEMRGPGPCEDGDREPSEDGSEASSMGTDDAGSQAPIYQPSVHCMRVGSSRNPTPPPGGAKAVATPRPPQIPEAGPPAVSPKSALTRAKWLAIREKTSGEASGRGTASQPRLMQVIALSKQQGLLPSSSSESASTGSAASSNTDSPLCRQRDGPGIVTVDAHAPYHPVVQTPPLPQAPPLAGNGNPWEWAAVSNGDDPRESYGLNRLTRSDPTARASSFCPRRSASPAAHPAQQAEMAADAQRREMAMRRKTALVLLDREIRNQTEQENYYKSLQGRRFKDQP; encoded by the exons ATGAGCTACAGGTTCTGTTCATGTGATCCGGTTCCtggctgggttctggttctggactccAG GTtcatgaggatgatgatgatgatgagctcCTCGTCCAcagagaagatgaagaagaaggcTCCCAAGGACAGTCTGACTCTCCTGCCATGTTTCTACTTCGtcgag ctgccCATTGTGGCTTCTTCTATGGTGTCACTGTACTTCCTGGAGCTGACGGACGCGGTGCAGCCGGCCCAGGCGGGGTTCCGCTGCGGCGACCGGGCCCTCAGCATGCCGTACGTAGACGGAGGAGACGAGCTGATCccgctgctgatgctgctgagCCTCGCCTTCGCCGGCCCGGCCGCCTCG ATCATGTTGGTGGAGGCGGCGGTTTACTGCCTGCAGCCTCGCCTGAAGGTCCACCGAGCCGAAGGAAGCATCAACGCCGGCGGCTGCAGCTTCAACTCCTTCCTGAGGAGAACCGTCCGCTTCGTAG GTGTGCATGTGTTTGGGCTCTGTGCGACAGCGCTGCTCACTGACATCATCCAGCTGGCGACGGGTTACCACGCCCCGTTCTTCCTCACCGTCTGTAAGCCCAACTACACGCTGGCCGGCGGGTCATGTGACCAGAACGCTTACATCACCAGAGACATCTGCTCCGGTCATGACCTGCATGCCATCATGGCGGCCAG GAGGACGTTTCCTTCCCAGCATGCAACTCTGTCGGCCTTCGCCGCCGTTTATGTCTCG ATGTACTTTAACTCCACCATCTCCGACTCCACCAAGCTGCTGAAGCCGGTCCTGGTCTTTGCATTCGCCATGGCGGCGGCACTGACGGGCCTCACTCAGATCACGCAGCATCGCAGCCATCCCGTCGACGTCTACGTGGGCTTCCTGATCGGCGCCTTCATCGCCGCATACCTG GCGCTTCACGCCGTCGCCAACTTCAGGTTTTCTGATGAGCGCGCTCAGGCTCCGTCCCCTCCCCTGCCGGTGGAGGACCCGCTGCGGGCGCTGACAGAGCGCGGACACGATTCGGTGTACAACAAGGGGCCCGCCTCGGCCTCGGAGAGTAACGATGAGATCGCGCCGGCGCCCCTGGAGCGCATGGAGGGCCTGGGGCCACTGCAGAGGGAGCAGGGCTCTGTAGAGGGCCTGAAGAGGGCCAGTGTGGACGTGGAGCTGCTGGCCCCTCGGAGCCCCATGGGGAAGGAGACCATGCTAACCTTCAGCAACACCCTGCCCAGAACAAGTGTGAACATCAACGGCCCTCTGGGTGCCGGCGAGGCGCCAGGGGCCCCGGCAGCGGCGGTGCAGCGACGGCTGAAGGCGGTGCAGATCCCGGTGGACCCCATGAGATCCCAGCAGCTGGTCTCGGAGTGGAAGCAGAAGTCCATGGAGATGCGCGGCCCGGGGCCTTGTGAGGATGGGGACCGCGAGCCCAGTGAGGACGGCTCCGAGGCGAGCTCTATGGGGACGGATGATGCCGGTTCTCAGGCGCCCATCTACCAACCTTCGGTGCACTGCATGAGGGTGGGCTCAAGTCGCAACCCCACCCCTCCTCCAGGTGGTGCCAAAGCTGTGGCGACACCCAGACCGCCTCAGATCCCTGAAGCCGGACCCCCAGCAGTGTCCCCAAAGAGCGCCTTGACCAGGGCCAAGTGGCTCGCCATCCGGGAGAAGACCAGCGGGGAGGCCTCTGGCCGCGGCACTGCCAGCCAGCCGCGCCTCATGCAGGTCATTGCCTTGTCCAAGCAGCAGGGTCtgcttccctcctcctcctccgagAGCGCCTCCACTGGCTCCGCCGCCTCCTCCAACACGGACTCCCCGCTCTGTCGCCAGCGAGACGGACCGGGCATCGTCACCGTGGACGCCCACGCCCCCTACCATCCTGTTGTGCAAACTCCACCCCTTCCACAAGCCCCGCCCCTGGCCGGGAACGGAAACCCTTGGGAGTGGGCCGCGGTGTCCAATGGAGACGACCCACGAGAATCCTACGGCCTCAACAGGCTGACCAGGTCGGACCCGACGGCCCGTGCGAGCAGCTTCTGCCCGCGCCGCTCCGCCTCGCCTGCCGCCCACCCCGCCCAGCAGGCGGAGATGGCGGCGGACGCTCAGCGTAGGGAAATGGCCATGAGACGCAAAACGGCGCTAGTTCTGCTGGATCGAGAAATCCGCAACCAGACTGAACAGGAAAACTACTACAAGAGTTTACAGGGACGGAGGTTCAAGGACCAACCGTAA
- the plppr3b gene encoding phospholipid phosphatase-related protein type 3 isoform X2, translating into MRMMMMMSSSSTEKMKKKAPKDSLTLLPCFYFVELPIVASSMVSLYFLELTDAVQPAQAGFRCGDRALSMPYVDGGDELIPLLMLLSLAFAGPAASIMLVEAAVYCLQPRLKVHRAEGSINAGGCSFNSFLRRTVRFVGVHVFGLCATALLTDIIQLATGYHAPFFLTVCKPNYTLAGGSCDQNAYITRDICSGHDLHAIMAARRTFPSQHATLSAFAAVYVSMYFNSTISDSTKLLKPVLVFAFAMAAALTGLTQITQHRSHPVDVYVGFLIGAFIAAYLALHAVANFRFSDERAQAPSPPLPVEDPLRALTERGHDSVYNKGPASASESNDEIAPAPLERMEGLGPLQREQGSVEGLKRASVDVELLAPRSPMGKETMLTFSNTLPRTSVNINGPLGAGEAPGAPAAAVQRRLKAVQIPVDPMRSQQLVSEWKQKSMEMRGPGPCEDGDREPSEDGSEASSMGTDDAGSQAPIYQPSVHCMRVGSSRNPTPPPGGAKAVATPRPPQIPEAGPPAVSPKSALTRAKWLAIREKTSGEASGRGTASQPRLMQVIALSKQQGLLPSSSSESASTGSAASSNTDSPLCRQRDGPGIVTVDAHAPYHPVVQTPPLPQAPPLAGNGNPWEWAAVSNGDDPRESYGLNRLTRSDPTARASSFCPRRSASPAAHPAQQAEMAADAQRREMAMRRKTALVLLDREIRNQTEQENYYKSLQGRRFKDQP; encoded by the exons atgaggatgatgatgatgatgagctcCTCGTCCAcagagaagatgaagaagaaggcTCCCAAGGACAGTCTGACTCTCCTGCCATGTTTCTACTTCGtcgag ctgccCATTGTGGCTTCTTCTATGGTGTCACTGTACTTCCTGGAGCTGACGGACGCGGTGCAGCCGGCCCAGGCGGGGTTCCGCTGCGGCGACCGGGCCCTCAGCATGCCGTACGTAGACGGAGGAGACGAGCTGATCccgctgctgatgctgctgagCCTCGCCTTCGCCGGCCCGGCCGCCTCG ATCATGTTGGTGGAGGCGGCGGTTTACTGCCTGCAGCCTCGCCTGAAGGTCCACCGAGCCGAAGGAAGCATCAACGCCGGCGGCTGCAGCTTCAACTCCTTCCTGAGGAGAACCGTCCGCTTCGTAG GTGTGCATGTGTTTGGGCTCTGTGCGACAGCGCTGCTCACTGACATCATCCAGCTGGCGACGGGTTACCACGCCCCGTTCTTCCTCACCGTCTGTAAGCCCAACTACACGCTGGCCGGCGGGTCATGTGACCAGAACGCTTACATCACCAGAGACATCTGCTCCGGTCATGACCTGCATGCCATCATGGCGGCCAG GAGGACGTTTCCTTCCCAGCATGCAACTCTGTCGGCCTTCGCCGCCGTTTATGTCTCG ATGTACTTTAACTCCACCATCTCCGACTCCACCAAGCTGCTGAAGCCGGTCCTGGTCTTTGCATTCGCCATGGCGGCGGCACTGACGGGCCTCACTCAGATCACGCAGCATCGCAGCCATCCCGTCGACGTCTACGTGGGCTTCCTGATCGGCGCCTTCATCGCCGCATACCTG GCGCTTCACGCCGTCGCCAACTTCAGGTTTTCTGATGAGCGCGCTCAGGCTCCGTCCCCTCCCCTGCCGGTGGAGGACCCGCTGCGGGCGCTGACAGAGCGCGGACACGATTCGGTGTACAACAAGGGGCCCGCCTCGGCCTCGGAGAGTAACGATGAGATCGCGCCGGCGCCCCTGGAGCGCATGGAGGGCCTGGGGCCACTGCAGAGGGAGCAGGGCTCTGTAGAGGGCCTGAAGAGGGCCAGTGTGGACGTGGAGCTGCTGGCCCCTCGGAGCCCCATGGGGAAGGAGACCATGCTAACCTTCAGCAACACCCTGCCCAGAACAAGTGTGAACATCAACGGCCCTCTGGGTGCCGGCGAGGCGCCAGGGGCCCCGGCAGCGGCGGTGCAGCGACGGCTGAAGGCGGTGCAGATCCCGGTGGACCCCATGAGATCCCAGCAGCTGGTCTCGGAGTGGAAGCAGAAGTCCATGGAGATGCGCGGCCCGGGGCCTTGTGAGGATGGGGACCGCGAGCCCAGTGAGGACGGCTCCGAGGCGAGCTCTATGGGGACGGATGATGCCGGTTCTCAGGCGCCCATCTACCAACCTTCGGTGCACTGCATGAGGGTGGGCTCAAGTCGCAACCCCACCCCTCCTCCAGGTGGTGCCAAAGCTGTGGCGACACCCAGACCGCCTCAGATCCCTGAAGCCGGACCCCCAGCAGTGTCCCCAAAGAGCGCCTTGACCAGGGCCAAGTGGCTCGCCATCCGGGAGAAGACCAGCGGGGAGGCCTCTGGCCGCGGCACTGCCAGCCAGCCGCGCCTCATGCAGGTCATTGCCTTGTCCAAGCAGCAGGGTCtgcttccctcctcctcctccgagAGCGCCTCCACTGGCTCCGCCGCCTCCTCCAACACGGACTCCCCGCTCTGTCGCCAGCGAGACGGACCGGGCATCGTCACCGTGGACGCCCACGCCCCCTACCATCCTGTTGTGCAAACTCCACCCCTTCCACAAGCCCCGCCCCTGGCCGGGAACGGAAACCCTTGGGAGTGGGCCGCGGTGTCCAATGGAGACGACCCACGAGAATCCTACGGCCTCAACAGGCTGACCAGGTCGGACCCGACGGCCCGTGCGAGCAGCTTCTGCCCGCGCCGCTCCGCCTCGCCTGCCGCCCACCCCGCCCAGCAGGCGGAGATGGCGGCGGACGCTCAGCGTAGGGAAATGGCCATGAGACGCAAAACGGCGCTAGTTCTGCTGGATCGAGAAATCCGCAACCAGACTGAACAGGAAAACTACTACAAGAGTTTACAGGGACGGAGGTTCAAGGACCAACCGTAA
- the tmem259 gene encoding membralin isoform X2: MSENQANNNNVPLNNNMGPNRIRNPNINQNPLINVRDRLFHALFFKMAVTYARLFPPSFRRVFEFFVLLKALFVLFILAYIHIAFSRSPINCLEAVRDRWPRDGILRVEIQRNSSRAAVFLQHYDSAGLQGELQAEELQAEPGGGAAVAGISLGEEEEEDDEMTVFENSSVQFELDIEPRLQPSVIGGGSRGGANDSQDVSFSPASKVWPQDEYIVEYSLEYGFLRLSQSTRQRLNIPVMVVTLDPTKDECFGDGFSRFLLDEFLGYDDILMSSVKALAENEENKGFLRNVVSGEHYRFVSMWMARTSYLAAFVIMVIFTLSVSMLLRYSHHQIFVFIVDLLQMLEMNMTIAFPAAPLLTVILALVGMEAIMSEFFNDTTTAFYIILIVWLADQYDAICCHTNTSKRHWLRFFYLYHFAFYAYHYRFNGQYSSLALVTSWLFIQHSMIYFFHHYELPAILQQIRIQEMLLQNQQAGQNQTALQDNLNNNNAAAAGPEPAGTGQSADSTVESPPAEPLPSSNVAVGGTGEVRAELNWVAQTAAVITEALGSSVDSGGSQGSAEINVEFWMGEAAGEAPDGSLEDKAPGGGAEASPGDSRRQGAEPSESLALHTDCPAPQSSGTDSESPGQQSSAPLGTS; this comes from the exons ATGTCGGAGAACCAggccaacaacaacaacgttCCTCTGAACAACAACATGGGGCCCAACCGGATCCGGAACCCCAACATCAACCAGAACCCGCTCATCAATGTGCGCGACCGCCTCTTCCACGCCCTCTTCTTCAAGATGGCCGTCACCTACGCCCGGCTCTTCCCACCCTCCTTCAGGAGAGTCTTTGAGTTCTTCGTCCTGCTGAAG GCGCTCTTCGTCCTCTTCATCCTCGCCTACATCCACATCGCTTTCTCCCGCTCCCCCATCAACTGCCTGGAGGCGGTACGGGATCGCTGGCCGCGCGATGGCATCCTGAGGGTGGAGATCCAGAGGAACTCCAGTCGCGCCGCCGTCTTCCTGCAGCACTACGACTCCGCCGGCCTCCAAGGGGAGCTGCAGGCCGAGGAGCTGCAGGCCGAACCAGGAGGAGGCGCAGCAGTGGCCGGGATCAGCctgggagaggaggaggaagaggacgacGAGATGACGGTGTTTGAAAACAGCTCAGTGCAG TTTGAACTGGACATTGAGCCCCGTCTCCAGCCGTCTGTGATTGGAGGAGGCTCTAGAGGAGGAGCCAATGACAGCCAGGACGTGTCGTTTAGCCCCGCCTCTAAAG TGTGGCCGCAGGACGAGTATATCGTGGAGTATTCCCTGGAGTATGGCTTCCTGCGGCTGTCGCAGAGCACCAGGCAGAGGCTCAACATCCCCGTCATGGTCGTCACTCTGG ATCCCACCAAGGACGAGTGCTTCGGAGACGGTTTCAGTCGCTTCCTGCTGGATGAGTTCCTGGGCTACGACGACATCCTGATGTCGAGCGTCAAGGCGCTTGCTGAGAACGAAGAGAACAAAG GCTTCCTGAGGAACGTGGTGTCTGGAGAACATTACCGCTTTGTCAGCATGTGGATGGCCAGAACGTCGTACCTGGCTGCCTTCGTCATCATGGTCATATTT ACGCTGTCGGTGTCGATGCTGCTCAGATACTCCCACCACCAGATCTTCGTCTTCATCG tggaTCTGCTGCAGATGCTGGAGATGAACATGACCATCGCTTTCCCAGCAGCCCCTCTGCTCACTGTCATCCTGGCCCTGGTTG GCATGGAGGCCATAATGTCCGAGTTTTTCAACGACACCACCACGGCTTTCTACATCATCCTGATCGTCTGGCTGGCCGACCAATACGATGCCATCTGCTGCCACACCAACACCAGTAAACGCCACTGGCTGCG GTTCTTCTACCTGTACCACTTCGCCTTCTACGCCTACCACTACCGCTTCAACGGTCAGTACAGCAGCCTGGCTCTAGTCACTTCCTGGCTCTTCATCCAG CACTCGATGATCTACTTCTTCCACCACTACGAGCTTCCTGCAATCCTGCAGCAGATCCGGATCCAGGAGATGCtgctccagaaccagcaggcGGGTCAGAACCAGACGGCTCTGCAGGACAacctcaacaacaacaacgccGCCGCCGCCGGGCCGGAACCCGCTGGGACCGGTCAGTCAGCAGACAGCACCGTTGAGTCGCCGCCGGCCGAGCCGCTCCCATCATCCAATGTGGCGGTTGGCGGAACCGGCGAGGTCAGAGCGGAGCTTAACTGGGTCGCTCAGACCGCCGCTGTCATCACAGAGGCGCTGGGCTCTTCCGTTGACTCGGGAGGAAGTCAGGGATCGGCGGAGATCAATGTTGAGTTCTGGATGGGTGAGGCAGCAGGTGAAGCTCCTGATGGCTCATTGGAGGATAAAGCTCCAGGGGGCGGAGCTGAAGCCTCACCTGGTGATAGCAGGCGCCAGGGGGCGGAGCCTTCTGAAAGCCTTGCCCTTCACACAGACTGCCCCGCTCCTCAGAGCTCAGGTACAGACAGCGAGTCACCTGGGCAACAGAGCTCTGCCCCCCTCGGCACGTCGTGA
- the tmem259 gene encoding membralin isoform X1 produces MSENQANNNNVPLNNNMGPNRIRNPNINQNPLINVRDRLFHALFFKMAVTYARLFPPSFRRVFEFFVLLKALFVLFILAYIHIAFSRSPINCLEAVRDRWPRDGILRVEIQRNSSRAAVFLQHYDSAGLQGELQAEELQAEPGGGAAVAGISLGEEEEEDDEMTVFENSSVQFELDIEPRLQPSVIGGGSRGGANDSQDVSFSPASKGMQPLQDSVSELEMMTRAVWPQDEYIVEYSLEYGFLRLSQSTRQRLNIPVMVVTLDPTKDECFGDGFSRFLLDEFLGYDDILMSSVKALAENEENKGFLRNVVSGEHYRFVSMWMARTSYLAAFVIMVIFTLSVSMLLRYSHHQIFVFIVDLLQMLEMNMTIAFPAAPLLTVILALVGMEAIMSEFFNDTTTAFYIILIVWLADQYDAICCHTNTSKRHWLRFFYLYHFAFYAYHYRFNGQYSSLALVTSWLFIQHSMIYFFHHYELPAILQQIRIQEMLLQNQQAGQNQTALQDNLNNNNAAAAGPEPAGTGQSADSTVESPPAEPLPSSNVAVGGTGEVRAELNWVAQTAAVITEALGSSVDSGGSQGSAEINVEFWMGEAAGEAPDGSLEDKAPGGGAEASPGDSRRQGAEPSESLALHTDCPAPQSSGTDSESPGQQSSAPLGTS; encoded by the exons ATGTCGGAGAACCAggccaacaacaacaacgttCCTCTGAACAACAACATGGGGCCCAACCGGATCCGGAACCCCAACATCAACCAGAACCCGCTCATCAATGTGCGCGACCGCCTCTTCCACGCCCTCTTCTTCAAGATGGCCGTCACCTACGCCCGGCTCTTCCCACCCTCCTTCAGGAGAGTCTTTGAGTTCTTCGTCCTGCTGAAG GCGCTCTTCGTCCTCTTCATCCTCGCCTACATCCACATCGCTTTCTCCCGCTCCCCCATCAACTGCCTGGAGGCGGTACGGGATCGCTGGCCGCGCGATGGCATCCTGAGGGTGGAGATCCAGAGGAACTCCAGTCGCGCCGCCGTCTTCCTGCAGCACTACGACTCCGCCGGCCTCCAAGGGGAGCTGCAGGCCGAGGAGCTGCAGGCCGAACCAGGAGGAGGCGCAGCAGTGGCCGGGATCAGCctgggagaggaggaggaagaggacgacGAGATGACGGTGTTTGAAAACAGCTCAGTGCAG TTTGAACTGGACATTGAGCCCCGTCTCCAGCCGTCTGTGATTGGAGGAGGCTCTAGAGGAGGAGCCAATGACAGCCAGGACGTGTCGTTTAGCCCCGCCTCTAAAGGTATGCAGCCACTGCAGGACTCAGTGTCTGAGCTGGAGATGATGACCAGAGCAG TGTGGCCGCAGGACGAGTATATCGTGGAGTATTCCCTGGAGTATGGCTTCCTGCGGCTGTCGCAGAGCACCAGGCAGAGGCTCAACATCCCCGTCATGGTCGTCACTCTGG ATCCCACCAAGGACGAGTGCTTCGGAGACGGTTTCAGTCGCTTCCTGCTGGATGAGTTCCTGGGCTACGACGACATCCTGATGTCGAGCGTCAAGGCGCTTGCTGAGAACGAAGAGAACAAAG GCTTCCTGAGGAACGTGGTGTCTGGAGAACATTACCGCTTTGTCAGCATGTGGATGGCCAGAACGTCGTACCTGGCTGCCTTCGTCATCATGGTCATATTT ACGCTGTCGGTGTCGATGCTGCTCAGATACTCCCACCACCAGATCTTCGTCTTCATCG tggaTCTGCTGCAGATGCTGGAGATGAACATGACCATCGCTTTCCCAGCAGCCCCTCTGCTCACTGTCATCCTGGCCCTGGTTG GCATGGAGGCCATAATGTCCGAGTTTTTCAACGACACCACCACGGCTTTCTACATCATCCTGATCGTCTGGCTGGCCGACCAATACGATGCCATCTGCTGCCACACCAACACCAGTAAACGCCACTGGCTGCG GTTCTTCTACCTGTACCACTTCGCCTTCTACGCCTACCACTACCGCTTCAACGGTCAGTACAGCAGCCTGGCTCTAGTCACTTCCTGGCTCTTCATCCAG CACTCGATGATCTACTTCTTCCACCACTACGAGCTTCCTGCAATCCTGCAGCAGATCCGGATCCAGGAGATGCtgctccagaaccagcaggcGGGTCAGAACCAGACGGCTCTGCAGGACAacctcaacaacaacaacgccGCCGCCGCCGGGCCGGAACCCGCTGGGACCGGTCAGTCAGCAGACAGCACCGTTGAGTCGCCGCCGGCCGAGCCGCTCCCATCATCCAATGTGGCGGTTGGCGGAACCGGCGAGGTCAGAGCGGAGCTTAACTGGGTCGCTCAGACCGCCGCTGTCATCACAGAGGCGCTGGGCTCTTCCGTTGACTCGGGAGGAAGTCAGGGATCGGCGGAGATCAATGTTGAGTTCTGGATGGGTGAGGCAGCAGGTGAAGCTCCTGATGGCTCATTGGAGGATAAAGCTCCAGGGGGCGGAGCTGAAGCCTCACCTGGTGATAGCAGGCGCCAGGGGGCGGAGCCTTCTGAAAGCCTTGCCCTTCACACAGACTGCCCCGCTCCTCAGAGCTCAGGTACAGACAGCGAGTCACCTGGGCAACAGAGCTCTGCCCCCCTCGGCACGTCGTGA